The DNA region TTATCAGGGTAAGGGAACAGGGAGCTTCGGTAAGAGAAGGAACAAGACCCACACGCTCTGCGTGAGGTGTGGGCGTCGGAGCTTCCACCTGCAGAAGAGCCGATGCGCCGCCTGCGGCTTCCCCTCAGCTCGCAAGAGGAAGTGTAAGCGCCGCCTCCACCCCTTCCTCATCATTCCCTGATTAGTCTGTCTGTCAGTGATCGCTTTCAATTATAATGATTCAAATGAAGTCTTTAGCTGATTGCTTCTTGATATGCATACATCGAATCTATAGCGGTGCCCATAGTCTTGTAGAAATGGCCATGCTGATATAGTTGAATTAGCTTCTTGCTGGGTAATCTGTAGCATTGGATAAGGCCGTCCATATAttagtgtgtgtgtatatatgttgTATGTATAGAACTGTGTCTAATTTTCCAGTATTCAAATGTGGGTTCTTCCCGTCTTGTAGTATGTCAAGTTAAATGCTTACTGGTAGATTCATCTAGATTTGATATACCGAAGTTCAGATGATTAGATTCATATACAGGGCAGTTTCATTTTACTTGGTTTCCTGCTTCGGTTCTACGGTGACCAATAAGATTTGTGTAAACCGTAGGATTTTGTCATACAGATCGATATATTGGAGCTGGTTGTTAAGCTATTCTAGTTTGGTAGCTCGTGATGCAATCGTGATACTGCCCTTGTAGTTTGGTGATTATGCTTTTGTGTGCTGCTGCTCATTCCTGTGCTTTTCGGGATTCAGATAACTGGAGTGTGAAGGCAATCAGAAGGAAGACCACCGGAACCGGAAGGATGAGGTATCTTCGCCATGTCCCTCGCAGGTTCAAGACTGGCTTCAGAGAAGGTAATTTGATTAGATGAGTGATATTTTGTATCAACAATGCAGAATATATGCTTCGTGTTCGGTTTGGTTTTGCAACAAAGTTAGTAACGGATCTTACCTTGATTGATGGTTTAGGCACTCAAGCTGCCCCCAAGAAGGCTGCTGCAGCTGCTTCGGCTTAAGGAGTTGTGGGGCCAATTTTGGGCAGTCATGGTACCCCGAATAGCTTTAGTTGCTTGGACAATTGCGATGAGAACATTGTTTGACATATGTAATCGCTTTTATTCTTGTGGCACTGCTTTCAGTTTTATGATAATCCACTCGTCTTATGAATTATCTCCATCATTCTGAGTTTAAATATTTGGAGCTTGCTCTTTGTTGAAGGTAAATCATGGCTGAATCACAACTTCAATAGGTTTCACggtttatcttttttattctcttttgttcgattttgtgaattttttaacATCCCTTTTAAGATAATCAAAAGGACTTGGTTGATTATGGTGGAAACCTTGAGCAGAAGCTTTGGAAATCAAAGCATGATTGGTATGATAATGTCTGTTGGGTGAGCGTGATTACTGATCGGGTGTCCAAGGGTCGGAGTTGACTGGTTGGTTTCACACATGGGCATGTTTAATCCCTCATGAACTGCAACGACAATCTAATCTGAGTCACTTATGAGCTAACTCAATGATTATTTGATGTAATAAAGTATT from Punica granatum isolate Tunisia-2019 chromosome 3, ASM765513v2, whole genome shotgun sequence includes:
- the LOC116200697 gene encoding 60S ribosomal protein L37-3; its protein translation is MGKGTGSFGKRRNKTHTLCVRCGRRSFHLQKSRCAACGFPSARKRKYNWSVKAIRRKTTGTGRMRYLRHVPRRFKTGFREGTQAAPKKAAAAASA